The following proteins are co-located in the Deltaproteobacteria bacterium genome:
- a CDS encoding TPM domain-containing protein: protein MGEEVLPLEARRVQGLEVLGDLGAVAVVLVGVAGEVLAEEVPVGVGKFFSNEEKEKIISAIQTAEKNTSGEIRVHLVKHLKGDILEEGKKIFAQLGMTKTAQRNGILFLLSLKDHQFAILGDQGIHDKVHAEFWQIIRNELEGYFKQGLFSDGLVAGILKCGEELKRYFPYQSGDKNELPDSISSN from the coding sequence ATGGGCGAAGAGGTATTACCTTTGGAGGCTCGTCGGGTTCAGGGTTTGGAGGTTTTGGGGGATTTGGGGGCGGTGGCGGTGGTTTTGGTGGGGGTGGCGGGGGAGGTTTTGGCGGAGGAGGTGCCAGTGGGCGTTGGTAAATTTTTTTCAAATGAAGAAAAAGAAAAAATTATTTCGGCTATTCAAACCGCTGAAAAAAACACTTCGGGAGAAATTCGTGTTCACCTGGTAAAACATTTAAAGGGAGATATTTTGGAAGAAGGGAAAAAGATCTTTGCACAGTTGGGTATGACTAAAACAGCCCAACGCAATGGTATCCTTTTCTTACTAAGCCTCAAAGATCATCAGTTTGCCATTTTAGGCGATCAAGGCATTCACGATAAAGTTCATGCCGAGTTTTGGCAAATAATTCGCAATGAATTAGAAGGTTATTTTAAACAAGGGTTGTTCTCAGATGGTTTAGTGGCTGGCATTTTAAAATGTGGAGAAGAGCTCAAGCGCTATTTCCCTTACCAATCAGGGGATAAGAATGAACTGCCAGATTCAATTTCTTCGAATTAA